From a single Saimiri boliviensis isolate mSaiBol1 chromosome 7, mSaiBol1.pri, whole genome shotgun sequence genomic region:
- the ACRBP gene encoding acrosin-binding protein — protein MRKPAFLPSLLKVLLLPLAPAPAEDSTPASTPGSPLSPSEYERFFSLLTPTWKAETTCRLRATHGCRNPTLVQLDQYENHGLVPDGAVCSDLPYASWFESFCQFTQYRCSNHIYYAKRVRCSQPVSVLSPNTLKEIDTPAEVSSTTMTSPISPHFTATEHQAFQPWPERLNSNVEELLQSSLSLGGQEQAPEHKQEQGVEHRQEPMQEQKQEGGQEPEQEEGQEEEGQQEGGQGTKEGLDAMSWLQTDSEPKFHSESLSSNPPSFTPRVREVESTPVLMENIQELIRLAQEMDEMNEIYDEESYWRNQKPGSLLQLPHTEALLVLCYSIVENTCIITPTAKAWKYMEEEILGFGKSVCDSLGRRHLSTCALCDFCSLKLEQCHSEASLQRQQCDTSHRTPFVSPLLASQSLSIGNQVGSPEPGRFYGLDLYGGLRMDFWCARLATKGCEDARVSGWLQTEFLSFHDGDFPTKICDTDYIQYPNYCSFKSHQCLMRNRNRKVSRMRCLQNETYSVLSPSKSEDIVLRWSQEFSTLTLGQFG, from the exons ATGAGGAAGCCAgccttccttccctcactcctGAAGG TGCTGCTCCTGCCTCTGGCGCCTGCCCCAGCCGAGGATTCGACCCCGGCTTCCACCCCAGGCAGCCCGCTCTCTCCCAGCGAATACGAACGCTTCTTCTCACTGCTGACCCCAACCTGGAAAGCAGAGACGACCTGCCGTCTCCGTGCAACCCACGGCTGCCGGAATCCCACACTCGTCCAGCTGGACCAATATGAAAACCACGGCTTAGTACCGGATG GTGCTGTCTGCTCCGACCTCCCTTATGCCTCCTGGTTTGAGTCTTTCTGCCAGTTTACTCAGTACCGTTGCTCCAACCACATCTACTATGCCAAG AGAGTCCGGTGCTCCCAGCCAGTTTCTGTTCTCTCACCTAACACTCTCAAGGAAATAGACACTCCAGCTGAAGTCTCATCCACCACGATGACCTCCCCCATCTCACCCCACTTCACAG CGACAGAACACCAGGCCTTCCAGCCCTGGCCTGAGAGGCTTAACAGCAACGTGGAGGAGCTCCTGCAATCCTCCTTGTCCCTGGGAGGCCAGGAGCAGGCACCAGAGCACAAGCAGGAGCAAGGAGTGGAGCACAGGCAGGAGCCGATGCaagagcagaagcaggaagggggGCAGGAACCAGAGCAAGAGGAGGGACAggaagaggagggacagcaggaaggAGGACAGGGCACGAAGGAGGGACTGGACGCTATGTCTTGGCTGCAGACAGACTCGGAGCCCAAGTTTCACTCTGAATCTTTATCTTCGAACCCTCCCTCCTTCACTCCCCGGGTACGAGAAGTGGAGTCTACTCCTGTGTTGATGGAGAACATCCAGGAGCTCATTCGATTAGCCCAGGAAATggatgaaatgaatgaaatatacgATGAGGAATCCTACTGGAGAAACCAAAAACCTGGCAG CCTCCTGCAGCTGCCCCACACAGAGGCCTTGCTGGTGCTGTGCTACTCAATTGTGGAGAACACCTGCATCATCACGCCCACAGCCAAGGCCTGGAAGTACATGGAGGAGGAGATCCTCGGTTTCGGGAAGTCG gtcTGTGACAGCCTTGGGCGGCGACACCTGTCTACCTGTGCCCTCTGTGACTTCTGCTCCCTGAAGCTGGAGCAGTGCCACTCAGAGGCCAGCCTGCAGCGGCAGCAATGTGACACCTCCCACAGGACACCCTTTGTCAGCCCCTTGCTGGCCTCCCAGAGCCTGTCCATCGGCAACCAG GTAGGGTCCCCGGAACCAGGCCGCTTTTACGGGCTGGATTTGTACGGTGGGCTCCGCATGGACTTTTGGTGCGCCCGGCTTGCCACAAAGGGCTGTGAAGATGCTCGAGTCTCTGGGTGGCTCCAGACTGAGTTTCTTAGTTTCCATGATGGGGACTTCCCCACCAAG ATTTGTGACACAGACTATATCCAGTACCCGAACTACTGCTCCTTCAAAAGTCACCAGTGTCTGATGAGAAACCGGAATCGGAAG GTGTCCCGCATGAGATGTCTGCAGAACGAGACTTACAGTGTGCTGAGCCCCAGCAAAAGTGAGGACATTGTGCTTCGATGGAGCCAGGAATTCAGCACCTTGACTCTAGGCCAGTTCGGATGA
- the LPAR5 gene encoding lysophosphatidic acid receptor 5, whose amino-acid sequence MMSANTSTNTSVIECLDYRPTHRLHMVVYSLVLAAGLPLNALALWVFLRALRVHSVVSVYMCNLAASDLLFTLSLPVRVSYYALHHWPFPDLLCQTAGAIFQMNMYGSCIFLMLINLDRYAAIVHPLRLRHLRRPRVARLLCLGVWALILVFAVPAALVHRPSRCRYRDLEVRLCFESFSDELWKGGLLPLVLLAETLGFLLPLAAVVYSSGRVFWTLARPDTTRSQRRRKTVRLLLANLVIFLLCFVPYNATLAVYGLLRSKLVAASAPARDRVRGVLMVMVLLAGANCVLDPLVYYFSAEGFRNTLRGLGTPHQTRTLPTNGTREALAQAEQSVTTDATRLDAASQGLLPSSNSHPLSSFTQCPQDSAL is encoded by the coding sequence ATGATGTCAGCAAACACCTCAACCAACACTTCTGTTATTGAGTGTCTGGACTACCGACCTACCCACCGCCTGCATATGGTGGTCTACAGCTTGGTGCTGGCTGCCGGGCTCCCCCTCAACGCGCTGGCCCTCTGGGTCTTCCTGCGCGCGCTGCGCGTGCACTCGGTGGTGAGCGTGTACATGTGCAACCTGGCGGCCAGCGACCTGCTCTTCACCCTCTCGCTGCCCGTGCGCGTCTCCTACTACGCACTGCACCACTGGCCCTTTCCCGACCTCCTGTGCCAGACGGCGGGCGCCATCTTCCAGATGAACATGTACGGCAGCTGCATCTTTCTGATGCTCATCAACTTGGACCGCTACGCCGCCATCGTGCACCCGCTGCGACTGCGCCACCTGCGGAGGCCCCGCGTGGCGCGGCTGCTCTGCCTGGGCGTGTGGGCGCTCATCCTGGTGTTCGCCGTGCCCGCCGCCCTTGTGCACAGGCCCTCGCGCTGCCGCTACCGGGACCTCGAGGTGCGCCTGTGCTTCGAGAGCTTCAGTGATGAGCTCTGGAAGGGCGGGCTGCTGCCGCTCGTGCTCCTGGCCGAGACCCTGGGCTTCCTGCTACCCCTGGCGGCGGTGGTCTACTCGTCGGGCCGCGTCTTCTGGACGCTGGCGCGCCCCGACACCACGCGGAGCCAGAGGCGGAGGAAGACGGTGCGCCTCCTGCTGGCCAACCTCGTCATCTTCCTGCTGTGCTTCGTGCCCTACAACGCCACGCTGGCGGTCTACGGGCTGCTGCGGAGCAAGCTGGTGGCGGCCAGCGCCCCTGCCCGCGATCGTGTGCGCGGGGTGCTGATGGTGATGGTGCTGCTGGCCGGAGCCAACTGCGTGCTGGACCCGCTGGTGTACTACTTCAGCGCCGAGGGCTTCCGAAACACCCTGCGCGGCCTGGGCACTCCGCACCAGACCAGGACCTTGCCCACCAACGGGACGCGGGAGGCGCTCGCGCAAGCCGAACAGTCCGTCACCACCGACGCCACCAGGCTGGATGCCGCCAGTCAGGGGCTGCTCCCATCCTCCAACTCCCACCCCCTGTCTTCCTTCACACAGTGTCCCCAGGATTCGGCCCTCTGA